The Oceanispirochaeta sp. M1 sequence GGATAATCAGTTTCTCTGCCTCAGCCATATTCGTCCCCATGGGGATTCGTATGGATCCTTCATCCTCAGCGGATGCTGAGATATCAGGAGGCAGATCATGTGCCAGAATAAAGTGACCTTTACACATCACAACAGCACTCTCCATACAGTTTCTAAGCTCTCTTATATTACCGGGCCAGGAATAATTATACAAAGCCATCGCGGCCTTATTGTCAATCCCTTCTATCTGCTTGGAGTTTTCTTCTGAAAATTCTTTCAGAAAGGCGGTAGCCAGCAGAGGTATGTCATCTTTTCTCTCTCTGAGGGGGGGAATATGGATATTAACAACATTGAGACGGTAATAGAGGTCTTCCCTGAAATTTCCGGCTGCTATCTCGGCCTTTAGATCACGATTTGTGGCAGCCACGATTCTACTGTCTATTGTCAGCGGTTCTGTACCACCTACCCGTTCGAATTCCCGTTCCTGCAGAACTCTTAATATCTTGATCTGTACGGACTGATTTATTTCACCGATTTCATCAAGGAAAATAGATCCTCCATCGGAGAGTTCAAAACGACCTTTTCTTAGGCTTGAGGCCCCTGTAAAAGACCCTTTTTCATGACCGAAAAGTTCACTTTCAAGGAGTGATTCACTTAATGCAGCACAATGTACTTTGATGAAAGGCTTATCCTTTCTCTGTGAGTAATCGTGTATGGCATCAGCAACCAGCTCCTTACCTACACCGCTTTCTCCTGTGATCAGAACTGAGGCTTTGGTTGAGGCCACCTGCTGTATCAGTTCCTGAATTTTCTGCATCTGAAGGCTCTTGCCGATAAACTTACTCTTGTTTCTTCGGCTTTCGAGTTTTTTAACCTCTTCCTGCAGTTCTCTGTGCTTTATTACAAGTTCTCTTGAGGATAGAGCACGTTTGACCAGCAGTGACAGTCGGTCGAGATTCAGGGGTTTTGTCAGGAAATCGTAAGCACCGTCACGCATGGCATTTACAGCATTTTCAACTGTGCCGTGTCCTGTAAGGATTATTACCGGAACTGTGGGATAGGACGTACTGACTTTTTTCAGAAGCTCCTCGCCCGAAACTTTCGGCATTCTCAGGTCTGTTAAAATCAGGTCAATTTCGATTTTAACCATCATCTTCATGGCTTCACTGCCGTCTTCGGCAGTAAATACCTCATATCCATCTAACTTAAGAGCTTTTGCCAAGCCTTCGCGGATATTTTTTTCATCGTCTACAACAAGAATATTGAATTTCAATTTATTCACCATCCCAGACTAAAAGTTTTTTGTCGGTCTGTGGAACAGGTAAAAGTATAATAAAGGTAGTTCCTTCTCCCTCTTTTGACATTACACGAATTTCACCTCCGTGCTCTTTTATCACTTTATATACCATGGTGAGGCCCAGACCGGAGCCGTTGTCCTTGGTGGTGAAGTAAGGTTCAAATATTTTTGATGTCATTTCACGGGGAATACCGATCCCGCTGTCTTTTATCCTGATATTTACAAAATTATCCTTAAGTTGAGTACTGATATGGAGGGACCCGCCATCAGGCATGGCTGCAAGTGCATTTTTAATTATATTAAGGAAAGCCTGTTTCATCAGATTTTCATCAAGATTCAGTAATGGAAGATTCTGAGCCGGCATCTCTTTCAACTCAATTCCCGCCTCCTGCAGTTCGTACTGAACAAAAGTAACAAGTTCCTGAATCAGGGAATTGATATTCATCGGGGCCTGATGTGTATCCATGGGACGGACAGCAAACAGATAGTCCACCACGATGGAGTTGAGACGTTCAACTTCTTCACTGATAATGGAAAGATATTCTTCAAGATCAGTTTTGTACTCTACACAGTCAGTCTTCAGGGTTTTCTGCATAAGCTGCAGGTGTATGCTGATGCTCCCAAGGGGGTTCTTTATCTCATGGGCTACACTTGCAGCCATGGTCGTCATGGAAGCAAGGCTTTCGGCTCTTCTGTGTCTGGCCTCTTCAAGTCTTTTATCAGTAACATCTTCAACGTAGATGAAATCTCCCTGAATCCGTCCTTCATTAACCACCGGCATTACTCCTACAGCCAGTGTAATGTCTCTATTCAGCGTTTCCAGAGTGAAGTCTCTTGGTTTAACGCTGTCAAAATCCAGAAGAGAATCTTGTACAAATTTTGAAATATCCTTATCCAGGATCGCTTCCCATACCTTCAACTTCTCAAAACCACTCTGCTGCAGGGGAAGCATACGGCGAACAGGTCTATTTATAAACTGAATAAAGTGATCTGATTTGGCAACAATCACACCATATGGAAGAGAAGAGATAACATTCTCAAGGAGTTCAATATCCTTAACTTCCTCAGCCAGGACATCAATGAGATTCTTTATCTGACCTTCATTAAGTTTCGGAAGGGACTCTATCGCTTTATTTACAAAATGCCTCATACTTCTCTCTTACGTTATAAAATAAGCTTTCTAGAAGAAAAAGAGAACTCTGATTATAAATTTGTGAATTTGATAAGCATTTATTAATTTCAATCTGAATTTCATTTACAAGCTGCTGACCCTGTACCGTAGAAATGAGATCAGGATCTTCTACATATCTCAGACGCAGTTCATCACTTAAAAGTCTTAGAAACCTCTTTAAATCTTCCTTACTCTTGTTCTTGTCAAAATATAGAAAAAGATCATCCAGGTCGCGTATGGATGCTCCGGTAAAACAACTGTCCATAAAGAGTCTGATATGTGCGCTTATGAAGTTGTAGTCTGTATCTGACCAGCTCTGAAAAAATTGATTAAGGCTGAGGCTGCTCTCCTCATGACGAAATAGTTTTTCCAATATGAGCCGTGAAGTATCGGCTGAACGAGGTGTAAATTCAAAATTCCTGACTCTTGACCGTATGGTCTGGATAATACTGCCCTTACGATCTGTTATGAGGATGAAAGAAACATGGGGGGGCGGTTCTTCCAATATCTTCAGAAGTGAGTTGGCAGAGCCTTCAAGGAGGGTATCAGCTTTCTCAATGATGACAATTTTAGCCTTGCCGCTGGATGTCCTATGGGCCCATTTACTTATGTTTCTTATCTGATCTATAGGTGTTGTAGCAGGAACTGCTGGAATAAGAGTTCTAATCTGATTAGTAATATCATCCAGATATTTTTTTAATGCATTTTCTTCCATAAGCTCTTTTTCAGGATCGAGCTGTTCAAGCAGTTCGCTTACTGAGCTAAGGGTTCCGCTGTATTTACTGAGCTTCTTTTCCTGGCCTTCCCAGATGACAGGTTCAAAGCGCTTAAGAAGCTTACGGACATTCCTGATAAACATATATACTGAAAAATTAGCACGGCTTCGGTTCAGAAGTTCGGCAGAGGCTTTAATCTCTTCGAGGAAATACCGTCTCCCCAGCAGGAGCAGATCGGGATTGTTCATTACTCTGTGATCACGGCAGGATCGGCAGTTACAGTCCCATGGAGCATTTTCGGTATTGCATGAAATAGCTCTGGCAAGTTCAAGAGCAGCAGTCATCTTTCCACTGTAGTCTTCACCGCTGAACAGAAGTGAATGAGGAAGTCTTGCCTGCTGTATCCCTGTATTAAGCTGTTTTTTTATGCTGTCCTGACCAATTAGATTTTCAAACAAATTACAGACTCCCTGATGATAACTTTTCCAGGATATGCTCCGCAGGTTTATCCAGAGCCGGGAGGAAACGCTCTATATAGGGGAGCAGTTTTGATGAGACTGTCCAGTTGCCAAGATCAATAATTTCCTGAAAATCAATTAGATAAACAATCAGAAAGCAGATTAGAAGACCTTCAAGGATTCCCAAAAAAAATCCGAGCAGTTTATCTACACTCTCAAAGGGTGTTTCATTAATTAAAAATACGATTGCCTTCTTTAAAAGCATAAAAAGAATGAACGCGGCTGCAAATATGCAGACAAAGGATATGAGAGTCGCCGATTCTCCAAGGGATGAACGTGCCTGAATCCAGTCGGTTCCATCGGGGTAGAAAACTGCTGCAAGCAGAAGGCTGATCAATAATGCAGCCAGGGAAATCAGTTCCTGTACCATGCCTCTGAAGGCACCGCGAAGGGATGAAATTATGATAATCGCTAAAAACAGAATATCCAGAATACCCAAATCCATTATGACTCCTTGATCAGATAAGACACTATAACATCTTCGGCTTTCTTTTTCATAAAACCTGCGCAATTATCTTTCATACGTTCTAATTTCTCATTGTTATCTGCAAGCTCTATCAGCAGATCTCTGATCTGAAAAGATTCCGGGTTTTCGTCTTCAATAACGATTGCCATTTCTCTTTTTCTCAGCATCTCAGCATTAAGAATCTGGTCTCCCCTGCTTCCTGCACGCAGAGGTATCAGGATGGAAGGTGTAGCGCTTACAGCAAGCTCCCAGAGAGTCCCTGCACCCGAGCGTGCTACAGCGATATCCGCTCTTCTGAGGAGAGCGGGGAGTTCTTCATTAAGATAGGGGACAGGATAGTAATGTTCTGATGTATTGTCTTCTTTAAACAGTTCATCACCCATCTGGTGAATAATCGTATATCGGGAACATAGTTCACTTAGAGATTCGAGTATCAGTTCATTGATCTGACTGGCTCCGGAGCTTCCTCCGAGAACCATCAGAAGAGGACGCTCCCCTATCCTTTTTTCCCATATGTCGGGCAGTTTCTGATTTTTGTCAAAAAACTCTTCACGCACAGGATTGCCGGATACGACT is a genomic window containing:
- the murG gene encoding undecaprenyldiphospho-muramoylpentapeptide beta-N-acetylglucosaminyltransferase, whose amino-acid sequence is MKKTIVFTGGGTGGHVYPALPIIKKLQDQGYRILWIGSHRGIEKRIVQSWGIEYRGISTGKLRRYFSLKNFTDIFRIKLGFFQSLRILNKIKPVLIFSKGGFVSVPPLTAGYILKIPCYTHDSDVVPGLATRINHKMTRNTFLAYEESRSYLGGNSEKIVVSGNPVREEFFDKNQKLPDIWEKRIGERPLLMVLGGSSGASQINELILESLSELCSRYTIIHQMGDELFKEDNTSEHYYPVPYLNEELPALLRRADIAVARSGAGTLWELAVSATPSILIPLRAGSRGDQILNAEMLRKREMAIVIEDENPESFQIRDLLIELADNNEKLERMKDNCAGFMKKKAEDVIVSYLIKES
- a CDS encoding CvpA family protein, whose translation is MDLGILDILFLAIIIISSLRGAFRGMVQELISLAALLISLLLAAVFYPDGTDWIQARSSLGESATLISFVCIFAAAFILFMLLKKAIVFLINETPFESVDKLLGFFLGILEGLLICFLIVYLIDFQEIIDLGNWTVSSKLLPYIERFLPALDKPAEHILEKLSSGSL
- a CDS encoding nitrogen regulation protein NR(II) → MRHFVNKAIESLPKLNEGQIKNLIDVLAEEVKDIELLENVISSLPYGVIVAKSDHFIQFINRPVRRMLPLQQSGFEKLKVWEAILDKDISKFVQDSLLDFDSVKPRDFTLETLNRDITLAVGVMPVVNEGRIQGDFIYVEDVTDKRLEEARHRRAESLASMTTMAASVAHEIKNPLGSISIHLQLMQKTLKTDCVEYKTDLEEYLSIISEEVERLNSIVVDYLFAVRPMDTHQAPMNINSLIQELVTFVQYELQEAGIELKEMPAQNLPLLNLDENLMKQAFLNIIKNALAAMPDGGSLHISTQLKDNFVNIRIKDSGIGIPREMTSKIFEPYFTTKDNGSGLGLTMVYKVIKEHGGEIRVMSKEGEGTTFIILLPVPQTDKKLLVWDGE
- a CDS encoding sigma-54 dependent transcriptional regulator, whose amino-acid sequence is MKFNILVVDDEKNIREGLAKALKLDGYEVFTAEDGSEAMKMMVKIEIDLILTDLRMPKVSGEELLKKVSTSYPTVPVIILTGHGTVENAVNAMRDGAYDFLTKPLNLDRLSLLVKRALSSRELVIKHRELQEEVKKLESRRNKSKFIGKSLQMQKIQELIQQVASTKASVLITGESGVGKELVADAIHDYSQRKDKPFIKVHCAALSESLLESELFGHEKGSFTGASSLRKGRFELSDGGSIFLDEIGEINQSVQIKILRVLQEREFERVGGTEPLTIDSRIVAATNRDLKAEIAAGNFREDLYYRLNVVNIHIPPLRERKDDIPLLATAFLKEFSEENSKQIEGIDNKAAMALYNYSWPGNIRELRNCMESAVVMCKGHFILAHDLPPDISASAEDEGSIRIPMGTNMAEAEKLIIRSTLNFAQGNKSKCAEILGIGRKTLHRKIHDFGMEDEFLKTSKQEEPDG